GTTTAATGTGCTGTTGGCCGCTATATCGATTCTTCTCAAATTGATGTCTCTGATCTCAAGTTTTCGCAACGCTTGGGGAACGCTGATCCATTTCAGTTTTTTGGAGTTTGCTATCTTTACGGTATCCACAAAGGGAGGCAGTTGTTGCAGGATCCGCTGATGAATGCGTTTCATCTGCACATTATTCATGTTGACGACATGCGCATAGTCTGCGATGTGTTGAAACGCGAATGTATCTTCTTTCGATTTGAAGTTAGAAATGTAGCACTCAATAAAGCAATGCATCTCCAGTCTAGCGAGACTGCTTGCAACGTTTGCAACGATCAGTAACCTATTGCAGGATGAAATGACGACACGTTTTTCTATTAGAATATATGTGATACGCTTTGAATAAGGTTGACTACACACCACACAATCCATCCGGACATCGGATCACTTTAACCAAAAGATGAAATATATTCGCGAAGCTGTACGATCACTCGTTTGACATGGTATGGGCTCGTTGCACCGAGTTTTATGCACAGACTAGTAAAATGAAACTGATCTTTTTGTGGTCATCAAAAAGCGATTAATTTCGAATTGTGCTGTCACCAATCTACTTCGAACGACAAATACAATGAAGGTAATGGAAACTTTGTATTACTGTGTATTACGATGTGTAGTATCAATTAGTTGTCTACATTTTCAGTCTGAGTTTTCGAGAAGCAATTTATTCTGCATTGTTACCACAATCCATGTGGTAAAAAGCATTCTTCTTTGTTTAGGAACTTTAACAATTCACATAGCATTGTTACTTTTACTGCTCATGTCATACAGCGTTTTTTGAATCAGTTTCCAGCGTAAATAACATGATTCAACgctttattgtttattattattgttattattcacGACGCAGATTACCGTTGTAAATTGTGATCTCCATCAAGCAGGTTACTATAACGCTGCACCAAAATGTTCAATCATTACGAATCTAAATATCCATTTTGAGGGCAATCAATAAAACTTCCTTCTACACGTACGACGCAATGCACGAACTTGTCTTATGCTTGttcttggcgtaacgtcctacatgCCGACCTAAACCGTCTTTTGGGAATTATTCAGTGCTACACGCAGTGTATAGTCCAGTCAGTACAGGGAGACGACGGACCATTccaggcttgaacccactacGGACATGCTTTTAAGGTGTGTCACGGGACCGCCCCCTTATAATGTCGCGACCTTCTATACATTAGTCTCTGATTCACCCGTACCGTACTGTTCCTATCGGTATAGTGCTGCGCTAGTACACGTGTGTGacattttctttgcaaatttGTTTTCTCCTCGAGTCTAACAGCGTCTGCTATCTGATATCATACTGATCGTTATACGACGTcagtaaattaaaataaaaagtgaaaatttatGAGGGTTTTACTgggacagcagcaacagataTTGGACACTATCACACACAATTAAATCTGACCCGAAATACCTGTGAAAGTATAAGTCTCCACACAGCAAAACTACTTTACAGCCTAACGTTGGTGGAAGTTCATTTAATTATTGTATAACATTATCCTACCCCTACACATTTTCCCGCAAGGGTGTTTTCGCTGAATAGCCTCTACCAGGCGTGCACAAGGCACCTTCCTCGATTTATTACTTAAATCAcatttattcctttttcaaACGGCAAACGGCCTCGGTGGCCGTGTCTTTCTGTAATTTCCCGACAGGGACTCTCCTGTGCTGACGTTTCAGCCATATGATGTGCTACTGAGGCCAGCTAACGGGAGGCTACTTCTGTCTCGACTGTTGCTGCCTTCGCTGACTTCGAATGCCGGATTCGTCGAATGACACGCGTCTTCGAATCACATTCAGTTGCTGCCGCCATCTCTCCCGCATATCCGCAACTCGCAGCCGGATCGCTTCCCGCCTCGCAGCTGTTGTAGGTGAGGCTGGCGGGCTCGGTGGGCGATCTCTGCGCTTCTCCTCCGTTTGATGCGCTCTCGCTGCCCGCCGGTTGGCGTTTCGTCTTTCGTTGCGGGCGCGCCGCACTTCGACACGAGGAGCCTCCAAGTCGGCGACTTCATCGGCGTAATCGGCCAAGGCGGCGACCCTCCTCGTCCCACGCTCGCTGCAGTTGGGCTGTGGTCTGCTTTGCGGCATCGCAGACCTCGGCGTCGCGCAAGAGGTGAAGGACCACCCTCGCCGCCGAGGAGCTGCTGACGCACTGCTGCGAATGTACGCTCGCATCCAGACCCATCCGAACtcatccggagtcgaatcCGGTAATGATCCGGAGTAGGATTCAAATTTTGCGCACTAGGGTCAGAGTTGATACACGACTccactccggattacccatcaaTAGATTAGACCAACCGATTAATCTGTAGTTTTACAGATATTtctgtttgcaaaacaaagaaagtaCCAGAATCATGTTCATGGTCACAGCAATGAACGACTCGGTTCATTCACGTTCGCTTAAAAGAACCGAAATGCCCACCTCTAATTCCAATCCACAAAAGTATCACGAAAGTGTGTCAAACGTTTCGAATCGAGTAGTAGTAGCAATAGTAGCAtacacctttttttaaattgatttgacAAATGTTTTGTGCTCACTACTCTAAGCTGGTATACGAATGTTATGCTTTATTCGTTATAAATTACCCACAGTACATCAAACCAACAATACAACAGATCGATATTTTaagttaaaaaatatacaatatcataaaaaaacctaaaacatttaaaaaacacacaaattccTAGCTAGTGCGGGAGTACTGACTCGCTGCAGCTGCCTCACACGGATTTATCACTTTCGATTTCGTTCGGAGCAAAGCTGACATTGGCCAGGCCGCCGGCGTTGACCGATTTGGGAAACTTTATGTTAAACAACGGCTTGCCGCCATTCCCGACAGCGATGTGCTGCTGTTCCACCTCCAGGATCACATCCGGGTAGTGCTGTTTCCCTTTCTCGTCCCGCCTGATGATCTCGATGTTGCTCGTCTTTGGCTctacaaaagaagaagaaaaaaatctcaaattATATGCAATGTTCATGCCATTTGTTTGCAGCTTTTCGTAAAGTTTGCGTCCCCTCCTTCCTTACTTTTTCGATTGCTCTTGGACACGTACTCCATGCAGCACTGGTACAGGAAGGTGTACTGGTCGAGCGTTTGCACCATCTTGACGCGCTGGCGCCGCAGCTGCTTTACCGTGTCGTACACGTTGATCTTCTTCTCCTGCTGCAGCCGCTGGAGCACAATGTCCAGCGCGATGAACGTGCCGGTACGGCCGACTCCCGCACTGCAGTGCACTACCAGCGGGATGGCGTAGCTTTTCCGCTCCGCGCGCACAATCTTGCAAAACTTTATCAGATCCGCCGTACTGGCCGGGCAGCTGTGATCGGGCCATTCGAGGAAGTGATAGTGGAACACCGCTTTCGTTAGATTTCCctgcaaaaaccaaaccaacaaaatcgTTATTATTACTACGTCACCCGAGCGTCATCCTTTCAGTCGGCAAGCGATTTCCAATACCTTCGAAACGAGAAACAGACGCTTGTAGTAGAGCGATAGGTTCAGCTCCTGCGTACACTTGACGCGAATGTCCCCATAGTCGGTGTACTGGTCGAAGCGCGGGAAGTACTGGCAGCACTTGTTCTTGTCGTGATCGATCGGTTGCGTCAGCATGACGATCGACTCGATCTCGTACTGCAACACCATCCGCCAAAAGTCGGCGCACGTCTCCTGCTTGGGACCCTGTGTCGCTATGTACTCCCGCTGGTACTTGTAGCCCTCGATGAACGAGGCGTTGATGTAGTCGTTCGCACCATACTCACCCTCCTCGCCGTCCTCATTGCTGTCCAGCAGTACGCGGTTCGAGTCGTACGGCAAGATGTTAACGTACCGATTCTTGCGCTCATTCTCGCGCGCACTCTGGAAGCTCCCCGTGTCCTGCAGCGCAAAGTCGGAGAAGTAGTTGATGGCCTGGAACTCTTTCGACACCTTTTCCCGGTTCGATTGAAACAGCTCGTCGTACTGGTGCGGGAAGTTCTTTACCGGTATGTCGGCCGGTTCTTCCGTGGGAGGGCCGCGCGTTTGCTGTGCGGGAAGCAGCAGCCGTTGCTTGCGCCACACCACAAACAATCCGCCGAGGAATGCTAGCACCAGACACGCCAGCACAGCGCTCACAATTAAACCGACCTTAATCAGTGAGTCCGTACGGAATACCTGCATCTCGGAGTCGGTGTACCCGCTGCGGGAAAAGATTCGCACTATGAGCGCATACTCCGTGCCCGGCTTCAGCGGTCCATTGCAGTACTCCTGTCCTATGTCGCAATTTTCATTCCCGATGACGTACTCGACCAGTCCTGCTGCTTCGCGAGCGGTCGTCGCCCGTTGGATACGAGCCATTGGATTCCAGAACTTTGGTGTCGTTTGGTACTGCTCCGCGCAGCGCTTTTTGTTCGCCAAGTACCAATCCGACACGCTGGGCCACTGCGTACCGCCAGTGCTGTTGATGAAGTCCGTGCGGGGTGTTGGGTCGGGCTGGCAGAGCCGTTCCGAAATTAGCAGTGCCATGTAGCGGATGCTGCCAATGTCCGACGTGAGCGTGATGTTGCCGAGCATTATGCGGGCCGTGTTGGTAGGATTGGGTGCCTCAAACACGTCCACATTGAACCATTCCTCCTTCTGATCAATAGACGgaactgaaacaaaaaatgtggTTAAAAGAACCCCTTCAACCAGATGCAAACGTCCAGCACATACTGCCTGCCGGTGACTCGAACTGGACCTTCACTTCATCACTAAGCTCCTCCACAGCGACCACTTCCACGCGTATCGCTACCGTGTAGTTGTACTCAGGCTTCAGGCGATCTTCCACGTAGCTATACACATCCAGTATCTCTTCCTCCTCACCCACATTTACCTCCCAGGTTAAGGCGTGCGGATTGGGAGGATCCTGCTCGCGAATACCGTACATCTCACCGACGAATCGCTTCAGCCTACCGTTCAAACCGCACGGCAAGTCCCAGCCAAACCATACCGACGATTTGTACGTCTGGTTCAGCTCGGGGCCTTCGATTTTATCGATCCGAAAGCTTGCAGTCACGTTCGACACATCGGGTAGAGTGACCACCTCCACCGGCTCGGTGTACGGCCCAAAGCCAGCCCCCGTTGCCGCAGCCACCTGTACCATGTACAGCGTGTAAGGATTCAGCTTGGCAACCACATGCTCAAATTCGATTCCATCCCAGCTGCGTGACTCGTCGGGATTCACCTCGTCCCGCAGATCCACCGTTTCGTTGAACTCCTCCAGCGGAGCGCACAGCTTGGGCAGTGGGTACTCTGGAGCGACCATACGGACGTGTATGCGATAGCGGACGACAACTCCATTCTTCACGGTAGGTGCCTTCCATATGATACCAATCGATCGGTTCTTTCCGACCAGTTCAATCACGCTTGGGCTTTCGGGCACTGCAATGATAAGCGAGAAAACCAACAAAGTATGAAAAGATCATCATCTGAGGATCATCAACATTTTGCATTACCATCTTCGGCCGTTACAAACGTGTACGCTGGAGTCGGATCGGACCAGCCTGCAATGTTCTGAATCTTTGCGTTGCATTCGTACGTGGAGTACGGTACCAATGGCTCTACAATACCTTCAAAGGTATTGTTGCCATTTGGAATGACGAACTCTTTGATGACCTATAACCAACAAGACGACCAAGTAAAATACTATACAATGTTTCGGGAATGAAAATAATCTACTGCAATTAGTACCTGCGATTCGGGATCTGGTTCACCTTCCACCATCTTGGTGCAGTTGAACGCGACGGTCACCAACAaacaattgttgttgttttcactGTGCAGCATCGTAGACAGCTCCAAACTGCGTGAACTCAACGCAATCGCACGGATCGGCTCCACATGATAGGAGAGGATCGTTCGTTCCTTCGTTTTGATCGTTCCGATCTCGTTCAGACCGTCGTTTTTGCTGGTGGAGATCGGTATGACTTGCACCGTGTACGACATGCAAGCGATCACCTCCCCAAACGTTACGTGCTGATCGGTCGTGGTGTTGGAAAACACTTCCGTAACATCTGCACTGTTTGCGGGATTGTTATACCACGCCACTACACGGTACGACTCCACACAGAACGTCCCATTCGTTGGAGGTTTCCACTTGACGGACAGTGATCGAGGTTCCACCTCGTTCAGTTCCAGCTCCGTCACTTGGGATAGCTGTTGGAGCTCACGCACCGTAGCAGAAATGCTTTCTGGCGTTCCCTTGCCGTTGCTATGGTCGATAGCGTTCACCGTAAACTCGTACGTCATGCATGGCTCCAGGTTAGTCACATTGTAAACTGTTCTCGATGCATCGATAATTGCGCTTTCGGAGGACCACGTGATAAGGTATTCCTTGACGCAAGCCGCATCTTCCTTTGGCGGTCTCCATGAAAGCAGGACGCTTCGGTCGAGATCGGTGTTTGCGCGCAGATCACGCACTGGTCCGACGGTTTGCGGTTTGATGATTACATCGCCGGACGATGATCGTGTCCGAAGACCCGGACAAAGAGGTGGAATAGCCGAAAGCACTTTTGATTTTGCGTTTGATGGTAATTCAATGTGCGATGGTTTAGAGAAAGCATCAAGAGGCAATTGTAGAATAGAAACATCAACCGGAACTCTATTGGGTTGGAAGTTCGTGTCGGAAACAGATAGCTTCCCATGAGTCTTAGTCTTATAGGACTCCTTTCTTGCTTCTTTGGAACAGACTTTTCTCTTTGTGATAGGACGAGCAATGTGATAAAACTGGAATGTTTTAGGATTATCATTGATCACAACGCCAATTTCATTGCGATTTTGTACATAGAACTCCAGGCCACATCTCCATGGGTTAGGCGTTGTTTGCTTTACTGGAGATTTTACGTAGATCTCTAGGAGATGTTGCACCTTGCCTGCATTTATGCAGATTATTTTCAGCACCACTCGATACTTTTTTCCGGGTTGCAGTCCTGACATTCCAACAAATGGAATCTCCAATGAAATGACGGAACTTCCCATCAACAACTCATACCGATGCACACACGCTTGGTCTTGCACTTTCCACGTAAGGACGAAGCTAGGATTATCGTTTCCTACTTCCAGCACTTGAATATCGGTTATTTTACCACACTGAGGTTCCCAGTCTCCACAGACACAGACGGATGTACGCAGATCGTTCCGGCAGGCCTTCAGTTTGAGTAAAGTGCACTGATCCTGCACAGGGAGCGCAATGTTTTGCATCAACCAGGCTGTCAAGTTCGCGCTAGACACGGTTGCGTTTGGTTGTATCCATTGCACCTCCAAGTGGTAGAACACATTATGGTCCTTTTCATCGCTCCATTCTTCAACACTCACCACCGATCTTGAAACGGTTATATTCAATGGTTTCAAACGACAGTGGCCATTTCGTTGGTCTAATTCGTCCAGATCATCAAATGTCTGGGACGGTAAGGCACTAAGCCTCAAGGCGGAGTTTTCGTCATTGTAAACGGCTCTTCCAGTGTGAATCAAAGTCCATACTCTACCGAGCAACACGACGACAAGCAGCACGATTCCCTGCACCACCATTATTACTGTGTCTCATCACTGTTCGATACTGTTCAAACACAGGCGCACACAAAATATTGATTCGTTCGTTATTCACTCTTTACACCGTTTCGTTGCTGTTAGTCACTCCTCCAAGAAGACTTCGGATGCATCATGCACAAATATTCAGTCATACTAAAatggggagagagaaaaacaaatgaaacaacGCCATTACACACTAATCCATTGCCGTTAACGCCTGCTTATAAGAATATCAAACGAATCTTTAGATCATAACACTGGCACAAagacaaaataacaaaaccctAAAACAATATTCCATCACACTCACAACATCTTCTTATCACGACACAGTCCAATCGAACAAGCGCCTTATTCTATATAGCTAACACGTCGTCTTCTGCTACTAACGTCACCACCAGACCAACAGCTCGGACTGTTGTACCTGCACGTCGAGGTTCAATAAATGTTCAAACAACTGAACTGAGATTTTTCGTCGCGTTTTCTCAATCGAGTGGCACAACAATGGCCACCAACCTCCAACGGCAAAGCGGTTACGATCGGCGCTCGGCTCTCGCACAGAACGACGGGTCTATCAATAAAGTTCCCTCCAATTAATCCATCATTCAGCGACGTTATCGGGCCAGTTGGTACAATTACAATACAATCGCCTTGTTGAATCGGTGGTTCCTTTTCGCCTTGCCGCTTATCGATTGAATGTTGTATGCGCAACCGTGCGCAATATAGTGTCACATTTCAGTAATTCAATCACTGCTGCCTGTAGATTACGATATACCCAGAAGTTAAcgtttaaaaatgtaaaaacacCCCGAATTCCACTGATTATATTTCGAACCGATTTTGATCTAATGCCTGCATCACACCTTGAATTCTGACCCTGAGAGCACGCGTGGATGATGATGCCACGTCCTGTCACGTTCGCGAACTTGTAGCGACTGTCTCACCGGAATCGGTACGCCGTTCGGGCCGTGGCCAGCCGGTCCTATCTCCTCGTCAACGGGTAGTTTGTTTTATCAGAACTCGCAAACAACGCTTGTTAATATGCGTTTTTCGTACACATTCAGCACAATATGGTAACGAATGGCTTCGCGCTATAGCTTTCTGATAAGAGGTAATGTTTTGTTGGAGACTTTTTTCTGTCTTCTTACCTGTAGCAAAGGGAACATATGGGAAAAGATTAGATAAGATATGGCACGGTACCGAATGTTTCAAACCCCGAACATTCCCGAGGGGAACGAAGCCAAGTCGTTAGGTATGATGGCTGCTCCAAAAGAATTCTGGCCAACTCTTGGGAGAGCAAGAGAGTTAAGCTTTTAAAATTGGGACTGAGAAAACGACTTAAGTAAGCCAAGGTAACTCACAGTGCGCAAGAGTGCATGACACAACGCTTGGTGAAGAGTGAGCTTAACTATCTCTGCCCCACCCTTGCTTACTATCATATCTTCACGATGAACAGACTGGCGAAGGCGATAATCGATCGGAAGCGCTCTTATCGATACGGATGGGGGAGCTGCTGGGGATTCCATATCACGACCGTATGTTGAACGGGTCATACCTTTCTAACACGCATACAAACGATAGAACCATCTGGCGCAGGACGTACGCTTCTAGACGAACACATTCGATGCTCAGTACGATAAAAGCTGTTGCTTGATAGAACACGCTGCCGGCAAACTGTTAGCGGTTGTTCAAGTGGGGAAGTCATTTCCACGACAAAGGGCATCCGACATCACACCGGTGCCGGGGATatgcaaaaaatacacaaacaagACTCATACAGTGATACCAGATGGCGATCCAACGGCAGCCGACTGAACATCGAACGGAAGAGAATGGTAAGCATCGGACAGGTTGTCCACTCCTGATATGGGGGATCTTATCGGGGAAGCGATTGCGTTGCTTTTCGGTCGTTTATCATGCATCGATTTGCATTTACAACATATTTCCCGCCAgtacacgcaaacacacggTTGTGCGGGACATTTGTTTGATACGTGATTCGTGATCGGAAACTTATGATGAGAGAAATATTTTAGAAGGAGGAAGGAGGTTTGTTGTACGACGATTAAGTTGAAAATTGATCGTCATTTATGAGCggttttaaattattcagcGAATAATCTTTTTATCtaacattttgaattttacattATAATGCTACTGACGGCAACGGTGGTCACGGTATAAACCAGAAGCCTTATGTTCTTAAAAATGTATGGCAATACAGTGGAACGGTCCTGAAGGTGAAGTCCGAATAAGTCGAGATGAAAAGGCGTTCCACTGTGTTtataaatattcaattttctcTATAATTAGACTTTAAAATTCTAGAAAATTTGCTTCTATTTCGGTCGTTTAAGTTCACTCGGCGCTCATACTGTTACACTTGATTTTTACAGTTGCTATACAGTGAGCAAATGACAACCATCGTACGTCAACGATGTATAATATGCCTTTTTCACGTGAAAATGGCATACCGAAGGAAAGTCTGCTCGCAGATTGTTATAAATAATGTTTACCTGTAGTTGCTCTGTTCGGATATTCCGAGacattttttaatcaaatttacGTTGGTCTACTATAAATCTACTCAGCTGGAGGTATGCAGAAGGATAGCAAACTTATTCCTACTATCGCAACCGGTTTGCCTCGTAGCTGTGGTACCAATCGATCTGTTCCTTCGTCAACGATGGTCGAACGTCTTGCAGCGCACTCCGAAGGTGTGCCATTGTAACGACGGTTGCATTTAAATCTTCCGTTGCCGCATTCAGTGCCGCCTAAAAGAAGCACAAAGCAAACTATAACAACTTTTCTCGAAAGCGAAAAAGGACACCTTCCATTACCTGGGTGCAAAGGTTCTGCAGATCAGCGCCGGAGTATCGTTCCGTCTGTTCCGCCACCAGCTCCAGCTGAACGTCTTCCGCAAAGGGCACGTTGGTCGCTATTTTTCGCAATATTTCCAACCGTCCCTTCCCATCCGGGGCCGGTACGTGGATCAGTTTGGTCAGCCGGCCCGGTCGCAGCAAAGCGTCGTCCACCATATCGGGCCGATTGGTGGCCGCAATCACAACGACCCGCTTCGCATCTTCGCTGAGCGCACTGGCCGCCTGTTCCGCCTGCCCGATACCATCCATCTCCATCAGCAGTGTCGACAGGACGCCCATATTGACGGCACCGGAGCCACCCTTCATACCGCCCGTGCCACGATTGCCGACGAGCGAGTCGATTTCATCCAAAAACACTACCGCCGGTGCATTCGTGCGCGCTTCGTTAAACACGCGTGTGATAAGCTTCTCCGCATCGCCCACGTAGGGCGAGTAAACTTGCGCCGCCGACAGGGACAGGAAGGTCATGCCGGTTTCCGCCGCCAAACATTTGGCGAGTGTGGTCTTCGCACAACCCGGCGGACCGTACAGAAGTATGCCGCGTAGTGGGTGAATGCCAAGCCGTTGAAAGCGGGCCGGATTTGCCAGCTGCTCGACTATGCAAAGTCTCAGCAGCGCTTTAAGCTCATCCATGCCGCCGAAAGAATCGAGACTTAGCGTGGCCTCCCTGCCCACGAGGCCTGTTGCGTTACGCAGATTGCTCGGTCGGTGCTTTTTCTGTATCTCGGCGAGGGCCTCTTCGAACGGAAGTTGCTGCTTGTGCATCTCCCGTACGAGATTGTAGTAGAGCAGCTCCAGCTCTGCCCCAACGTAGCCCGCCGTTCGTTGTCCGACCAGGTCCAGCTGTTCGTCGGTGAGCGTACCTCGCGCAGTGGCATAAAAGCAACGTAATATATCAATCCGTTGCTCTTTTGACGGGATGCCGAGAGTAATTTCCTTATCTAACCGGCCGGGACGGCGAAGGCGCGTGTCCATGCTTTCCACGCTCGACGTTGTCCCGATGATGATAACATTCTCCGCCGACTCCCTGTACTGATCGACGAGCGATACAAACTGGGATGCGATCCGCGCGATATTGACGACGTCTTCGCCTTTCTTCGCACCAATCTTTGGACAGATGGTATCGATATCTTTCACCAGCAGAATGGCGGGTTTCTCTCGCTCGATGAGCTCCTGGAAAAGGCGCAATCGAAGGAACGTTTGCCGCAGTTCCGCTTCCGTTTCCCCGGGCAACGATCGGAGAAAGTGCAGTCCGCGGATTTCAAACAGCGGGAGATTTTTCTCGCTGGTCACCGATTTCACCAAGCTATACTTGCCGGATCCACTCGGCCCGATAAGGAGCAGAGAGCGGCTTTCGGTTAGGGCTGCTTCCAGTTGCTCCCGTACACCGCCGATGCCTCCCAATGGTTTCTGTGTGAGCGTTTCCGGGTGGTAGAGTATTTGGTCGATTTTTATCACCGTGTGCCGGTCTACTTCACCGTACACGGATGGTCCCTGTGTTTCCTTCACATAAACACCACAAATTCCCATGTTTCTGTCCCGAAGGCAGCCGGTGAAATCGATCCGACAACCTTTACAGAAGAATGTTCCTTTAAGAAATGTGGCCAATGTGTCTGCCAGGCACTCTTTCGTCAGCAGTAGATCCACTTTAAGACGCGAACAATCCAGCTGAACGTCGACGGTCACTGCTTGGAAGTCTTCTAGCGCTGGTTGTATTGGTCGTATCTCCACCAGGATGTTTTCTTCACTGGTGATGGCGCTCGCCGGGGCTTCCCTTTCCAATTCTACCGTCTGGTAGGCAAAGTAAGCTTCTCGGTGCGTAGAATTTCGATCCTGGTGCGAATAGACGCGCCATAGCAAGCGGCGACCATTCTGTAGACGGCATTCGGCCGGCACTCCAGGAAACAGTGTCCATTGATTTCGTTCACTTGCTTTCGGCCAAATGTAGCAGGATTGTGGTAAACTGAAGGCTGGTTCGAGTTTTGTGTTAAACTTTAACGTTAAACTATTTAAATCGACCATATCGGTGCACTAAGAAACGTGTTGCTTGCTGGTACCAAAAAAAATCACCGGCACaacatgtaaacaaacccgtcCGTGTTGTTTTGGCTGTCAAATTGAACGTAAACATCAAGTTCGAATCAAATGTCACATTCAATTTCGAAAACCGtggaattttttttcaactaattttGAGATTGTTGGTTATGTGGGTAAAATTAACAGTTTTAAATTAACTTAAATTACTATTAAGTGGATAAACTGTTCAAAACACTGCAAGCAATGAAGATAACggtaaaaatatcaatttccaatgtgctgaaatatGAGTTGAAATGTTTCATGAAACATTTCGctttaaaagaaaattccTATTTAATATGACCGTTTGAATTTGCAAATTAATAGTCAATTTCtatgttttatcttttcaGAATATTCTCCATCTCTTTTAATGTGGGGTGGGCTTCTATTTGCGTTAATTTCTTGTCTGATATTTTTTGGAAATGTTTTGAATGCCGATGAAAGGATTGAAAGGAATGACAACCTAATATTTGTGGGGTAAGTAaaaatgtgtatatttttctcgtttttttttgttctaaattTGTTCTTTTGAATTCAAGACACAACAGACTGATTATGAACGTAGCTAATGTTACCAACAATAACCTACGAGAGTTTGACCTCAACTGGGACCTGCGGCGGCATCCCGTTTGGAGCAAGATTAACACTTCCCGCACGGATCTGATCCGTCTCCGAGCTGGACACGTATATGGCCAGATGTGGTACGTCGGTGCAAACTGTACCGATTCTCCCTCGGAAGCAACACAAAGAGTATTTGAACAAATCGACACACTAAATCGTTTGATCGAAAAACACCACCATGATCTTTCGCGGGTCACATCCCTAACTCAGATAGTGGATCCTATTAGGCAGGGAAAAATAAGGTCCCTGATCGCTGTGAAAGGCGGACATACGATCAACTCGAAGCTCGGACTGTTACGCTCACTGTACGCACTCGGCGTAAGATGTATGTCCCTGGCatcggaacaaaattgctGCAACT
This genomic interval from Anopheles merus strain MAF chromosome 3L, AmerM5.1, whole genome shotgun sequence contains the following:
- the LOC121598475 gene encoding phosphatidylinositol phosphatase PTPRQ, producing MVVQGIVLLVVVLLGRVWTLIHTGRAVYNDENSALRLSALPSQTFDDLDELDQRNGHCRLKPLNITVSRSVVSVEEWSDEKDHNVFYHLEVQWIQPNATVSSANLTAWLMQNIALPVQDQCTLLKLKACRNDLRTSVCVCGDWEPQCGKITDIQVLEVGNDNPSFVLTWKVQDQACVHRYELLMGSSVISLEIPFVGMSGLQPGKKYRVVLKIICINAGKVQHLLEIYVKSPVKQTTPNPWRCGLEFYVQNRNEIGVVINDNPKTFQFYHIARPITKRKVCSKEARKESYKTKTHGKLSVSDTNFQPNRVPVDVSILQLPLDAFSKPSHIELPSNAKSKVLSAIPPLCPGLRTRSSSGDVIIKPQTVGPVRDLRANTDLDRSVLLSWRPPKEDAACVKEYLITWSSESAIIDASRTVYNVTNLEPCMTYEFTVNAIDHSNGKGTPESISATVRELQQLSQVTELELNEVEPRSLSVKWKPPTNGTFCVESYRVVAWYNNPANSADVTEVFSNTTTDQHVTFGEVIACMSYTVQVIPISTSKNDGLNEIGTIKTKERTILSYHVEPIRAIALSSRSLELSTMLHSENNNNCLLVTVAFNCTKMVEGEPDPESQVIKEFVIPNGNNTFEGIVEPLVPYSTYECNAKIQNIAGWSDPTPAYTFVTAEDVPESPSVIELVGKNRSIGIIWKAPTVKNGVVVRYRIHVRMVAPEYPLPKLCAPLEEFNETVDLRDEVNPDESRSWDGIEFEHVVAKLNPYTLYMVQVAAATGAGFGPYTEPVEVVTLPDVSNVTASFRIDKIEGPELNQTYKSSVWFGWDLPCGLNGRLKRFVGEMYGIREQDPPNPHALTWEVNVGEEEEILDVYSYVEDRLKPEYNYTVAIRVEVVAVEELSDEVKVQFESPAGIPSIDQKEEWFNVDVFEAPNPTNTARIMLGNITLTSDIGSIRYMALLISERLCQPDPTPRTDFINSTGGTQWPSVSDWYLANKKRCAEQYQTTPKFWNPMARIQRATTAREAAGLVEYVIGNENCDIGQEYCNGPLKPGTEYALIVRIFSRSGYTDSEMQVFRTDSLIKVGLIVSAVLACLVLAFLGGLFVVWRKQRLLLPAQQTRGPPTEEPADIPVKNFPHQYDELFQSNREKVSKEFQAINYFSDFALQDTGSFQSARENERKNRYVNILPYDSNRVLLDSNEDGEEGEYGANDYINASFIEGYKYQREYIATQGPKQETCADFWRMVLQYEIESIVMLTQPIDHDKNKCCQYFPRFDQYTDYGDIRVKCTQELNLSLYYKRLFLVSKGNLTKAVFHYHFLEWPDHSCPASTADLIKFCKIVRAERKSYAIPLVVHCSAGVGRTGTFIALDIVLQRLQQEKKINVYDTVKQLRRQRVKMVQTLDQYTFLYQCCMEYVSKSNRKKPKTSNIEIIRRDEKGKQHYPDVILEVEQQHIAVGNGGKPLFNIKFPKSVNAGGLANVSFAPNEIESDKSV